The following nucleotide sequence is from Penaeus vannamei isolate JL-2024 chromosome 10, ASM4276789v1, whole genome shotgun sequence.
TCAACTATGCTTCCATTTTGGGTCCCCGAAGTCAACTCAACTTATATTTTAGAATGGCTATCATATTTAATTGCTAGAATTTTTGCAACAGACCTTAAGGTGGTCCTGGGAAATGACTacctttccctactcatttcatcataaaaaaaaaattggttggaGATAACTCTTTGATtctttatacataatataaagcATAGAATTGCACTTTGTCTCATATATAATTTTGACCTCGCATCCCCATACGGGCGGCAAAAAGTCGGAAAAgtcatttttccccctcttctgctCTACATCACACCCATATTTTTTTCCTGAACAATCCCCCCAAAATTAATGTATTAGATCTATCTTAGCCTAAGGCCGTGTAAATTGctgattttttaatttccttttttttctctctctcttttctttctttctttcttttgcgggGACCTGGTTGACATagagtactatttttttttttcagcattaaaaaatgaatattttttgaatGAGCCCAAAATTTAAAAGTCGGTGATTTACACGGCCTTAGGGCTCCAAGGCTCTAGCAAAAGCAGCAAATTACATTTAAATCGCTTTAAACTTACGAATGTGATGTACCGAAGGTAATGTAAGCAAAGAACAGAGATATGGCGGTTTATATTTTGGTACATTGCCAAAGTTCATTATCTCTGctatttttctctaaatctaataatgatatatatttataaaaaaaaaaagcttatttaGTGAACTTTGTGATGCATTGATTACCAAGTAAATcggaattatcattttcaatagggacaCTTTCCTAtaaaggtatgtaatttttttatttgtttgttggatatagaaaataaatgcattttatcataaagacaactaatctaaaccagataagaattttttttttacttcaattttgaagaaatggggaactggaTTTTTTGAAGCActaattttgaagaaatggggaactgtggattttacgaagcactaatgtttgaaaatagcctAATAAGTAagaattgaaatatttccgttacatttcgcttaAAGGACGGTACATCACAGCATGGGTAAATTTGATTTGacttgaaattggtagttacccttgtaaagaccaattcaatacgaatgttacctaatgtcggatttttgaacttcggatgtataagcgagatacagattatttcatattgaagatgatagtactcagtaatacctctCTGACGTGGCTTGTcgtggcatgaatacaacatgatggttcaattttgagaattttaagagcatatgaatttagtaaagcacataaagttaaaaaaatgAATCATCCTCATATTTACTGGGCCTACACTGACTTTCACAACTAAAGGAATAAAAATACATTAGTAATCCCTCTCAAACCGTTTTCTTTGATAACTGTCAATATcaacagattgcaaaggggaaCGAGTGTAGAGTtggtgattagccatttgcagccattatctttactaagaacataaaatcatgcagacgacTTGGGATATTTGCGAATTTATGGTAACTATGACCTATGGTAACGACTAAAAGCAATAGTTTTTATCAGGAACGCACAAAACAGAAGCAATAGCCTTTTCGAAGATTGTGCACTCAACTCAAAATTCCATatggtttttatttcagagcgggcattactgagtactatcatcttcaatatgaaataatctgtatctcgcttatacatcagaagttcaaaaatccgacatttaggtaacattcgtattgaattggtctttacaagggtaactaccaatttcaagtCAAATCAAATTTACCCATGCTGTGATGTACCGTCCTTTAAgcaaaatgtaacggaaatatttcaattctTACTTATTaggctattttcaaacattagtgcttcgtatgtgatatacacaCAGATTACTTCATAACCTACAACATATTACCTctatcaaagcatatttcgtttGTAAACGGACACAAAACACTTTTTTAGatgtatttcacaaaatattttgtgataaatcacggtgatataatttttttctgatattggtataaaattgttccttgaacattcaagaactcatatctatgtgcaatgtcataatcaaatgccatATGCATAATTGCAGCAAGcagaagtccacataggtgtaccagGGCTCTCATTAATGATGCACTTGCCCTATACTATACGCAAGCTAAATCAATTTgaccccctgtcccccccctcaTCTGGGACAGTccccataataatataatataaattttttaaagctgaaaaaaaaaaaaaaatagatctaaaATAAGTATTTGAGGGGATTAATCAGGAAAAAAAACTGTAGGAGTTGGGATTtaccaaagatgatgatgaagaaaaaaagaaaaaaaaaaaaaaaaaaaaactttttgggtTTTAACCTCACTCCCCCCTTATGGGGGGAGCAAGGTTAAAACCGTAAATGAGATGAAGCAcaattctatattctatatcatgcaaaaagaatcaatgcgTTATCTCCAACCGAATTTTTTTTACGATGAAATGAGCAGGGAAAGGTGGTCATTCCCCGGGATGGTCCCCTTAAGCAACCAGGaaaatatctttattactttGAGCTTCCAGGAAAATCTCTCCTCTCATTATGAGATACTTACCCTTAAGCATACTTAGCTTGACTTGAGCTTCTGATGCCAATTTGTTTGCTCTCTTTCGAAGTTCTTCTGCCCTTCGTCTGGCTTCTTCAGCTGCTTGGAACTTAATCTGTAGCTTTTCCTCTACAATCAAGTATTTCTGAAAACATAAAAATTACCATTTTTACAATACTTATTTATCAGAATGCAAAATTAGACTTCCCTTAAGTTGCATGCCCACAAAATAAAGGATATTATTACAAAATACTACATGAACACTCATTCTAACATAATTCACATTATCATATATCTTCTAGAAAATTCCTGTCACTTTCAAAATTCCCAAATAATTTTCATGTATAGTAGTACTGTCTGCCTTACATCTTCCAGCTGTTTAGCATCATTGGCTGCTCGCTGTGCTTTGAGATCCGCCTGGTTGACAGCAGCAGTTGTATCTTCGAGATGTTGTTGATTGATGATATACTGCAACTTTACACTCTCAACTCTCCTTTCCAGGTCCTGTACCTCCCTTAGTGAGGAATTGGCTTTGGCCTGAGCTACACTGGTCTCACTAGCAATCTGGAATGAAATACTTTGCTTTATAAGTGTTTTCAAAACTTACAAATTAAAATTTAATTAAAATATAGTCCTACATGAAAGATCTATGACAACTACTACTCCCTCATATTACGAGACCTGCTTGAAACCTACCTGGGTAAGATGAGTCTGGGTGGCCTCAATGTCATCACTAGCCTGCACAATAGCTTGTTCTGCAGCATCCTGTGCTGCACTTGCTTCAGTGAGGGCTTCTACAACACGCTCTGCTACACCCAGAGTTCCTTCAGCCTTAATCTTGGCTCTGTCAGCTCTTTCTGATGTTAACATTTAAAAATGACTAATATTagaagagataaataataatctatatctatatacttaggAATAGAAAATAATCTTCCATGACAGAAACTACAGCAGAAAAACAGATAGGCAATTACAAAAGCTTAGCTACTATAATCTGGGTACACATCATTACACTATCTATAATGGAATATACTCAGGAGTACCTTTCAACTGTATTGCGAGGTCTAGATCATTCCTAGTTGCATCAATAATTGCATTAATATTTGTTAGAGTCTCAATGGCAAGTGTGATCTTCTCTGCTAGGTCTGTAATCTGTTCTGGTTCCAGGGAGATAACGATGCTCAAGACCTGTTGAATAAATGCaactgatgaaaaataaaacttcaaTAATACCTTTCGAGTTTAGGCCATGCTTTCTTGGCTAACCTATGCTGATTCATAAGAAAGTATAGTTAATCACAagacaaatattcatacacacctcTTCAGCTAGATCCCTAATTTCTTGGGGTTTGGCACCAGGTGTGCTAAagtattcttctatttcttctaagAGCTTAGTAATTCTTGCTTTGTATGAATCTGTTAAGTTGCGGGAGCTGAAGGCCAGGTCATAGGCCATTTGAGCCAAGTCTGAGGCTACATCAGACTGCCTTTTAGCCCCAGAAATGCCTCGTAATAGCTCATCAACTGaagcctccttcttcttcagcaTTTCCTTGGCATCATCTGCAAACTTGAGGGCAAGCTCAGCGGTGTTTACGAGACCATTATTACAGGAGAGCCCTCCGCACTTTCCACATCCAGCTCCNNNNNNNNNNNNNNNNNNNNNNNNNNNNNNNNNNNNNNNNNNNNNNNNNNNNNNNNNNNNNNNNNNNNNNNNNNNNNNNNNNNNNNNNNNNNNNNNNNNNNNNNNNNNNNNNNNNNNNNNNNNNNNNNNNNNNNNNNNNNNNNNNNNNNNNNNNNNNNNNNNNNNNNNNNNNNNNNNNNNNNNNNNNNNNNNNNNNNNNNNNNNNNNNNNNNNNNNNNNNNNNNNNNNNNNNNNNNNNNNNNNNNNNNNNNNNNNNNNNNNNNNNNNNNNNNNNNNNNNNNNNNNNNNNNNNNNNNNNNNNNNNNNNNNNNNNNNNNNNNNNNNNNNNNNNNNNNNNNNNNNNNNNNNNNNNNNNNNNNNNNNNNNNNNNNNNNNNNNNNNNNNNNNNNNNNNNNNNNNNNNNNNNNNNNNNNNNNNNNNNNNNNNNNNNNNNNNNNNNNNNNNNNNNNNNNNNNNNNNNNNNNNNNNNNNNNNNNNNNNNNNNNNNNNNNNNNNNNNNNAccaattttaacttacctgattttgtgatgtactgtacttacatactggccgttga
It contains:
- the LOC138863062 gene encoding laminin subunit beta-1-like; this encodes MLLYSGANAQGRNEVGIILSGIEEYSEEVDDGACSPPPPFLWGSVSGGGRGGIHPERLPEAEPQAEFGDLLGEPVQSVCACDEDIEVTESFTYLAGCGKCGGLSCNNGLVNTAELALKFADDAKEMLKKKEASVDELLRGISGAKRQSDVASDLAQMAYDLAFSSRNLTDSYKARITKLLEEIEEYFSTPGAKPQEIRDLAEEVLSIVISLEPEQITDLAEKITLAIETLTNINAIIDATRNDLDLAIQLKERADRAKIKAEGTLGVAERVVEALTEASAAQDAAEQAIVQASDDIEATQTHLTQIASETSVAQAKANSSLREVQDLERRVESVKLQYIINQQHLEDTTAAVNQADLKAQRAANDAKQLEDKYLIVEEKLQIKFQAAEEARRRAEELRKRANKLASEAQVKLSMLKEMEVIFVKNEVILEDYEEEIRRMEVSMEEYHEYISRKTEFYATCQSGRR